One genomic region from Magallana gigas chromosome 3, xbMagGiga1.1, whole genome shotgun sequence encodes:
- the LOC105335615 gene encoding uncharacterized protein, giving the protein MESSPVFVACVLILSALGVRSDHHCPALFDVYDRDHRDGLSFDEFKGIFIPTFDTEFPADGQVSRDEMINGWRTGHCDIQDRTAGLLIFMESDVDRDMVVTGTDLNNIFQEFDHDRNQHLSASEFRSGWSNRYGRHSLHSVAHH; this is encoded by the exons ATGGAATCCAGTCCAGTTTTTGTAGCCTGTgt GCTGATCCTGTCCGCCCTAGGGGTCAGGTCGGACCACCATTGCCCCGCCCTGTTTGACGTTTATGACAGGGACCACCGGGACGGTCTCAGTTTTGACGAATTCAAGGGCATTTTTATACCAACATTTGATACCGAGTTTCCAG CCGATGGACAAGTGTCACGTGACGAGATGATCAACGGCTGGAGAACCGGGCACTGTGACATCCAGGACAGGACCGCCGGTCTGCTGATCTTCATGGAATCGGACGTTGACCGAGACATGGTTGTCACGGGTACCGACTTAAACAACATATTCCAGGAGTTTGATCACG ACAGGAATCAACACCTCTCCGCCAGCGAGTTTAGGAGTGGCTGGAGTAACAGATACGGCAGGCATTCATTGCATTCCGTCGCCCATCACTGA